One genomic window of Amyelois transitella isolate CPQ chromosome 8, ilAmyTran1.1, whole genome shotgun sequence includes the following:
- the LOC132902021 gene encoding uncharacterized protein LOC132902021, with protein sequence MGLVTSYEPLVISLDYPLARTYMVHAALLAIKLLALSPMAAMTWVRKGIFANPDIVRRAYFTELKNLAPYWIVGALYITTNPPINLGISLFRLYTVLRMIVILGYVTRPAPAVLADFALVTSYMINCYMSIWVVYYYRRAL encoded by the coding sequence ATGGGTCTCGTTACTTCTTATGAACCACTGGTGATTTCTCTGGACTATCCATTAGCTAGAACGTATATGGTCCATGCTGCGTTGCTGGCAATCAAGCTATTAGCTCTGAGTCCTATGGCTGCTATGACATGGGTCAGAAAAGGAATCTTCGCCAATCCAGACATCGTAAGGCGAGCATACTTTACGGAGCTAAAAAACTTGGCACCTTACTGGATAGTTGGAGCGTTGTATATTACAACAAATCCACCGATTAATCTGGGGATAAGTTTGTTCCGGTTGTACACAGTTTTAAGAATGATCGTGATATTAGGTTACGTGACTAGACCAGCGCCAGCAGTTCTTGCAGACTTCGCTCTCGTCACATCTTATATGATCAACTGTTATATGTCAATATGGGtcgtttattattataggagAGCGTTATAA